A stretch of Microscilla marina ATCC 23134 DNA encodes these proteins:
- a CDS encoding helix-turn-helix transcriptional regulator, with protein sequence MKEQHEAINLDSKNFLFKYIVFFVKNITNKQSNRKNVNQNHRCFIAKEWRQALLAFLVVELPNKRAESARELYTLKAGSWELFLMVFVLSMMISIIHHLKRKIKKNKKVHKQQKVDVIGSEKEQGDPSLEEKELAQLNDAINFKNQQLLSYALHMIQKNQSLTELKGLVAELKQQDDIEYLHKLLARVNNLADYGLRMGKDWDNFQLIFEQFHSSFHDTLKKKFPDLTANDLHLCVLIRLGMSVEDMADLLGIAPESLRKKRYRLRQKMNIDSVQGLGEFLKNNEE encoded by the coding sequence ATGAAAGAGCAACACGAAGCGATAAATTTAGATTCAAAAAATTTCCTCTTTAAATATATTGTTTTTTTCGTAAAAAACATAACAAACAAACAGAGTAACCGAAAAAATGTAAACCAAAACCACAGGTGTTTTATTGCCAAGGAGTGGAGACAAGCCCTACTGGCATTTTTGGTAGTAGAATTACCCAATAAAAGAGCAGAAAGTGCAAGGGAATTGTATACTCTAAAGGCAGGTTCTTGGGAGTTGTTTTTAATGGTGTTTGTGTTAAGTATGATGATTTCTATTATTCACCACCTTAAACGCAAAATCAAGAAAAATAAAAAAGTTCATAAACAACAAAAAGTAGATGTCATAGGCTCAGAAAAAGAGCAAGGTGACCCCTCACTAGAAGAAAAAGAACTTGCCCAGCTAAATGATGCAATTAATTTCAAAAATCAACAATTGTTGTCTTATGCATTGCATATGATTCAAAAAAATCAGTCATTAACCGAGTTAAAAGGACTTGTGGCAGAATTAAAACAACAAGATGATATAGAGTACTTGCATAAATTGCTGGCTAGAGTTAACAATTTGGCGGATTATGGGCTAAGAATGGGTAAGGACTGGGATAATTTCCAGCTGATCTTTGAACAATTTCATTCAAGCTTTCATGACACTCTTAAGAAAAAATTTCCTGACCTTACTGCCAATGATTTACACTTATGTGTTTTGATAAGACTTGGGATGAGCGTGGAAGACATGGCTGATTTGTTAGGCATAGCCCCCGAAAGCTTACGTAAAAAGCGATATAGGCTACGCCAAAAAATGAATATTGATTCTGTACAAGGCTTGGGCGAATTCTTGAAAAATAACGAAGAGTAA
- a CDS encoding TAXI family TRAP transporter solute-binding subunit, producing MKNHLLLLCMTVFLGGGCQYFKPMKYKIAVGSETGSYYKIGTQLIAILNSGDEKTFGLDTHGEGSTNNCERVLIGSAAFALAQNDVETDSPNDNLRSVLPLYSEVLFIVYHDSLRPKSLKDLIVGHKIGIGAKTGGALTFAKHLFSSYGIDPDTYEFVYSSSKENTLSDSVLISIHVTAHNNPIIKDMLVNKQGKLFSLDDEATRRGSSAEGFCMEYPLARPYVIPKELFFDLPRQPVLTIAIDNMLFADVAIPNHVVYDVVDRVLSSKARLAKENSVFRYLSDDFEDLLTRFPLHQGVKNYLRRNKPGFFQRNSSLLKGFASLLTAILGVFSIVKRWQTRRKKSRIEEYYNELAAFDREILQQESLESLIEVSKKARLLRDQVIYLVGQNKLEANQSLQIFLLFWREVNENVQHKTKQLKALKKQ from the coding sequence ATGAAAAATCATTTACTTTTACTCTGTATGACAGTTTTTTTGGGGGGAGGATGTCAATACTTTAAACCAATGAAATATAAAATAGCCGTTGGCAGTGAAACTGGCTCCTACTATAAAATAGGTACCCAACTTATTGCTATATTGAATAGTGGTGACGAAAAAACATTTGGGTTGGACACCCACGGAGAAGGTAGTACCAATAACTGTGAAAGAGTTTTGATAGGAAGCGCTGCTTTTGCTTTAGCACAGAATGATGTAGAAACAGATAGCCCTAATGACAATCTTAGAAGCGTATTACCATTGTACTCTGAGGTGCTTTTTATTGTATACCATGATTCTCTACGCCCCAAAAGCTTGAAAGACTTGATAGTTGGACATAAGATAGGAATAGGCGCTAAGACTGGTGGAGCATTGACCTTTGCCAAACATTTGTTTTCTTCCTATGGAATAGATCCTGACACATATGAATTTGTTTATTCTTCTAGCAAAGAAAATACACTCTCAGACAGTGTGTTGATAAGTATTCATGTAACAGCCCATAACAACCCCATTATCAAAGACATGCTTGTAAATAAGCAAGGTAAACTTTTTAGCTTGGATGATGAAGCTACACGGAGGGGATCTTCTGCTGAAGGATTTTGTATGGAGTACCCACTGGCACGCCCGTATGTAATTCCTAAAGAACTTTTTTTTGATCTGCCAAGGCAACCTGTTTTGACCATTGCTATCGATAATATGTTATTTGCTGATGTGGCAATACCAAACCACGTAGTTTATGATGTTGTAGATAGAGTTTTGTCAAGCAAGGCAAGGCTGGCAAAAGAAAATTCAGTATTTAGATATTTGAGTGATGACTTTGAAGATTTGCTTACCAGGTTTCCTTTACACCAGGGAGTGAAAAATTATTTGCGACGCAACAAACCAGGTTTTTTTCAAAGAAACTCTAGCCTACTCAAGGGATTTGCCAGCCTTTTGACAGCTATTTTGGGCGTCTTTTCAATAGTAAAGCGATGGCAAACAAGGAGAAAAAAATCAAGGATAGAAGAATACTATAATGAATTAGCCGCGTTTGATCGGGAAATTTTACAGCAAGAAAGTTTGGAGTCTCTAATTGAAGTATCAAAAAAGGCTCGTCTTCTGAGAGACCAGGTGATTTATCTGGTGGGACAAAACAAACTAGAAGCAAATCAAAGCTTGCAGATATTTTTGTTGTTTTGGAGAGAGGTTAATGAGAACGTGCAACACAAAACCAAACAACTTAAGGCTTTAAAGAAACAATGA
- a CDS encoding leucine-rich repeat domain-containing protein, which translates to MNRLKKNNKKILQLLNSKNKENVELGYQLCKGAAKGYDEEVALVLRKDLFKCLIFGLETKYLESLRTIHLAGISGKQLEAAMPAIASLHNLYELDLSFNSFFTLPKQIGSLRNIKKLSLMEVGLMELPKEIGKMAQLRQLDLHGNNLQTLPPNMVCLEKLHKIDLSRNHFQYVPYLLSELKNIRVINLRENFLTSITAFALAKPGTRNLKILDLSSNSIDKLPTGIATLGNLRKLYLGDNNLQELPTKLPTNLEVLGLGKTPKLFHQYISKYIKCLHNLKALELGSNSITKIPEKIGVIKALVALDLSNNQLVSLSKDIRQLEVLMLLDLSSNDLSTLASEIKYLKRLKSLNLQNNKLSKVSREIGKLVELERLDLQENQLKRLPSQIKNLKKLKVLKLDNNPLAASSIRKIKKLLPHCEVTASWPDRPDKLFQKQDFIDDIPT; encoded by the coding sequence GTGAATAGACTAAAAAAAAATAACAAGAAGATACTTCAGTTGCTAAACAGCAAAAATAAGGAGAATGTAGAATTGGGCTACCAACTATGCAAGGGAGCAGCTAAAGGTTACGATGAAGAAGTAGCGCTGGTGCTTAGAAAAGACTTATTCAAATGTTTGATATTTGGGTTAGAAACGAAGTATCTCGAATCTTTGAGAACAATCCACCTGGCAGGTATCTCTGGCAAACAACTTGAGGCTGCAATGCCTGCCATAGCATCATTACATAATTTATATGAATTAGATCTAAGCTTTAATAGTTTTTTTACGCTTCCCAAGCAGATAGGCAGCTTGAGGAATATCAAGAAACTATCTCTTATGGAGGTGGGTTTAATGGAATTGCCTAAAGAGATAGGAAAAATGGCTCAACTTAGGCAACTCGATTTACACGGCAACAACTTGCAAACATTGCCGCCTAATATGGTCTGTTTGGAAAAACTCCATAAGATAGACTTGAGTAGGAATCACTTTCAATATGTGCCTTATTTGCTTTCAGAACTAAAAAATATCCGAGTTATTAATCTTCGGGAAAACTTTCTGACTTCGATCACAGCATTTGCTTTAGCTAAGCCTGGAACCAGAAACTTAAAAATATTGGATTTGTCAAGCAATTCTATCGACAAGTTGCCTACTGGCATAGCAACTTTAGGAAACTTAAGAAAACTATACCTCGGTGATAATAACCTTCAGGAATTGCCAACAAAGCTTCCTACAAACCTTGAGGTTTTAGGCTTAGGTAAAACTCCCAAGTTGTTTCACCAGTATATTTCAAAATATATAAAATGCTTGCATAATCTCAAAGCGTTAGAGTTGGGTTCCAATAGCATCACAAAAATACCAGAGAAAATAGGGGTAATTAAAGCACTTGTTGCTCTTGACTTGAGCAACAATCAACTTGTGAGCCTTTCTAAAGACATCAGACAGCTAGAAGTATTAATGTTGTTGGACTTAAGCTCCAATGATTTATCAACGCTTGCATCAGAAATAAAATACCTTAAACGCCTTAAATCGCTCAACTTGCAAAACAATAAATTGAGTAAAGTATCTCGTGAGATAGGAAAGCTTGTGGAGCTTGAGAGGTTAGATTTACAAGAAAATCAATTAAAAAGGTTGCCCAGTCAAATCAAAAACCTGAAAAAACTCAAAGTGTTGAAATTGGATAATAATCCTTTGGCAGCGTCTTCGATTAGAAAAATAAAAAAACTATTGCCTCATTGTGAGGTTACAGCATCCTGGCCGGACAGACCTGACAAGCTCTTCCAAAAGCAGGACTTTATTGATGATATACCAACCTGA
- a CDS encoding FG-GAP-like repeat-containing protein, whose product MRLFVYSVFLSCLVATTTLQAQFVRTSLDLPAGNSSWGDYDGDGDLDLAIAAPSVGVKIYQNHGNGTLSDVHIQVNTPHSFPSIEPGASVFWFDANIDGELDLLVNASQTYIYTFNTNGNLDQAANLSALITAHIDVSFNAGDYDNDGDLDLLASGGDDDDKETILLENHQNFAFSKITLIENEATLINANIQWLDYDNDGYLDILMAALQKGAEPDSPYQTPQARILRNDGQGSFHDTIRFLAGEPRHLDAGDFDGDGNIDVMISGKNINGVVTRIYRNEGDGKFKNTFITSSKIVFAWGDYDNDGDLDVLGQETVLRNDGENVFTEISHSNEFTQPQLVDYNGDGRLDVCDRDAATNNYIYRSITEKVNIGTPTVPTNLTTSLQGNQVTFAWGKSTDQETSQSALSYNLYVGLAPFTEDVLSPESISDPTSLFYGVRKVIRQGNAGYKNHFTLVNLPEPTSAQTYYWSVQAIDQNGKASFFAQPQSFDFKPLPIAPTGLQAETDHIGRIKITWVAATNQADPSYIVYRSLSVDNGYEIIDTIPNTTHNDFPSVSPSTQYIDDNTSLANHTTYYYKVQAFNKRGHSELSLPVVATSNIKVFSWAKKMNIDASLNGKALTWGDYDNDGDLDLLVMGEGSKQGENVVQNLLYNNHNGQSFSLASNINNLPILAEGSAAWGDYNGDGFLDLVFTGDFGTTLTRVFRNDEGKSFKNSQIDVLQNKAESTALWGDYDNDGDLDLIISGEEQGIVSINFYRNEQGVSFVDEGDKGVVGINKGDLEWGDYDNDGDLDLLIGGFKAGADSSSVNVYINDGSGGFSLHEFFTWGAGNGSVRWGDYNNDGFLDILIAGAIAPLLGTSGVKIFKNIPLGDGRTFEEIATSFMAVQGVARWLDYDNDGDLDVLVNGVKIAVSFSDGDCKLYRNNGNDSFVEDTDFGIFEKFYRDDLGKEITPYDGRVSPGDYNNDGSIDFALAGVFQGTASSFGNLYGAYVYKNEAIVQNTAPTTPTQLQATVADNTVTLTWNKSTDAQTPQAALTYNLRIGTSAQKEDICPSMANPTTGLRKIAQRGFQGNQKILHGLGPGIYHWSVQALDHSLVGSAFAQELTFRVVTPPAIPNNLTATPLSSSSIVLTWTSLSDADNFSGYIIEASPSNNAHFSPVDTITSDNYQYEVEGLNENTAYFFRIRAVNTAGNGISDEVFATTTNLPRSPIQLKAVAASATQIRLSWQDVAISEQGFIVERKSIRTNHLYVFQDSLMGAELTEYIDNKGVVGNVAYTYRVFAYNANGRSTSPNEASATTPSDSSTIPPAKPTIVASPISPALISLSWQYDSEKAHYFSIERSSEEDSLNYQQIAILNAEADDYEDNTVDDSTVYYYRMRAVGSGGYSDFSNIAFARAECNLPIFISLADDQTQQICNGQGSKLIVTTSINEPEYQWTNYGVEIPHANLPFYLAQETGIYACQISAQGCVQTTNQVIILKQSINQVEITLEQDTIRASTPQADRYFWYYNYEKVQQTQENYFIPKEPGRYHLVTENNDCTNSSNVIYFSVNGLNNQDISAQMQVIYNHANQTHQLVMDTPIQGDYQLWLRNAQGQRVYTKKGTKQYSTLKESIDFSTQPSGIYLLEIVIGKHYGVKKIVCIK is encoded by the coding sequence ATGCGTTTATTTGTCTATAGTGTTTTTTTGAGTTGCTTGGTGGCAACCACTACCCTGCAAGCACAATTTGTAAGAACCAGCCTGGATTTGCCGGCAGGAAACTCAAGCTGGGGAGATTATGATGGAGATGGAGACCTAGATTTAGCTATAGCGGCCCCTTCTGTGGGAGTAAAAATATACCAAAACCATGGGAATGGTACTTTAAGTGATGTCCACATTCAGGTAAACACCCCTCATTCATTTCCTTCTATTGAACCAGGTGCCTCTGTATTTTGGTTTGACGCCAATATTGACGGAGAGCTGGACCTGTTGGTCAATGCTTCCCAAACCTATATTTACACTTTTAACACCAATGGAAACCTAGACCAAGCGGCCAACCTAAGTGCCTTGATTACAGCCCACATTGATGTATCGTTTAATGCAGGTGATTACGACAATGATGGCGACCTGGATTTGCTTGCATCGGGCGGTGACGATGATGACAAGGAAACCATTTTGCTGGAAAATCACCAAAACTTCGCCTTCTCTAAAATTACACTGATTGAAAATGAGGCCACCCTCATTAATGCAAATATCCAATGGCTCGATTATGACAACGATGGCTATTTGGATATTTTAATGGCAGCCCTACAAAAAGGGGCGGAACCTGACTCACCTTATCAAACCCCACAAGCAAGGATTTTGAGAAATGATGGGCAAGGTAGCTTTCACGATACCATTCGGTTTCTTGCGGGCGAGCCAAGGCATTTGGATGCGGGAGATTTTGACGGAGATGGCAATATAGATGTGATGATCTCTGGAAAAAATATAAATGGAGTGGTTACCAGAATTTACCGCAATGAAGGAGACGGCAAGTTTAAAAATACTTTTATCACAAGTTCCAAGATTGTTTTTGCTTGGGGTGACTATGACAATGACGGAGACTTGGATGTATTGGGTCAGGAAACGGTGCTCCGAAACGATGGAGAAAATGTATTTACTGAAATAAGCCATAGCAACGAATTTACTCAACCTCAATTGGTAGATTATAATGGAGATGGCAGGCTGGATGTATGTGACCGTGATGCTGCCACCAACAATTATATTTACCGAAGCATTACCGAAAAGGTCAACATTGGTACACCAACCGTTCCTACAAACCTAACCACTTCTCTTCAGGGCAATCAGGTCACGTTTGCCTGGGGCAAATCAACTGACCAGGAAACCTCACAAAGTGCACTTAGTTATAACCTGTATGTAGGCTTGGCTCCTTTTACAGAAGATGTGCTCTCGCCTGAATCTATTAGTGATCCTACTTCATTGTTTTATGGGGTGAGAAAGGTAATAAGACAAGGCAATGCAGGGTATAAAAATCATTTTACTTTGGTTAACCTGCCAGAACCAACCAGCGCCCAAACCTATTACTGGAGCGTACAAGCAATAGACCAAAACGGGAAGGCATCCTTCTTTGCCCAGCCCCAAAGTTTTGATTTTAAGCCACTTCCAATTGCCCCTACTGGCTTACAGGCAGAAACAGACCATATTGGCAGAATAAAAATTACTTGGGTAGCAGCCACCAACCAAGCTGACCCCTCTTATATTGTATATCGATCTTTGTCTGTCGACAACGGTTATGAAATTATAGATACCATTCCAAACACTACCCATAATGATTTCCCCAGTGTGTCTCCATCTACCCAGTATATAGACGACAATACCAGCTTGGCTAACCATACTACCTATTACTATAAGGTGCAAGCATTCAACAAGAGAGGCCATTCTGAGTTATCGCTTCCAGTGGTGGCAACAAGTAACATCAAGGTGTTTAGTTGGGCAAAAAAAATGAACATTGATGCTTCTCTGAATGGCAAAGCACTGACTTGGGGAGATTATGACAACGATGGAGACTTGGACCTGCTTGTGATGGGTGAAGGAAGCAAACAAGGAGAGAATGTGGTGCAAAACTTACTTTATAACAATCACAATGGGCAAAGTTTTTCTTTGGCTTCTAACATAAACAATCTGCCCATTTTGGCTGAAGGAAGCGCTGCCTGGGGTGATTATAATGGAGATGGTTTTTTAGACCTGGTCTTCACTGGTGATTTTGGTACAACATTGACCAGGGTATTTAGGAATGATGAGGGAAAATCATTTAAAAACAGCCAAATAGATGTGCTGCAAAATAAAGCAGAAAGCACTGCTCTATGGGGAGATTATGACAATGACGGAGACTTGGACTTGATAATTTCGGGGGAGGAACAAGGGATCGTAAGTATTAATTTCTATAGAAACGAACAAGGGGTAAGTTTTGTAGATGAAGGCGACAAAGGAGTGGTAGGAATAAATAAGGGCGACCTGGAATGGGGAGATTATGACAACGACGGGGATTTGGATTTACTGATTGGGGGGTTTAAGGCTGGTGCCGACAGCTCCTCTGTCAATGTGTATATAAATGATGGAAGTGGTGGGTTTTCCTTGCATGAGTTTTTTACTTGGGGAGCAGGCAATGGCAGTGTTCGGTGGGGAGACTATAACAATGATGGTTTTTTGGATATACTCATTGCAGGTGCAATTGCACCATTGTTGGGAACCTCTGGCGTGAAAATATTCAAAAATATCCCCTTGGGTGATGGACGAACTTTTGAAGAGATAGCCACTTCGTTTATGGCAGTACAAGGGGTAGCCCGTTGGCTAGACTATGACAATGACGGTGATTTGGACGTACTGGTGAATGGGGTAAAGATAGCGGTTAGTTTTAGTGATGGTGACTGCAAACTTTATAGAAATAACGGCAATGATTCTTTTGTTGAAGACACAGATTTTGGCATTTTTGAAAAATTTTATCGGGATGACCTAGGCAAGGAAATCACCCCTTACGATGGTCGTGTTTCGCCAGGAGACTACAACAACGATGGGAGCATAGACTTTGCGCTGGCAGGTGTTTTTCAGGGAACTGCTTCATCGTTTGGCAACTTGTATGGTGCCTATGTTTATAAAAACGAAGCTATAGTACAAAACACTGCTCCCACCACTCCTACCCAACTACAAGCCACTGTAGCTGACAATACGGTGACCCTGACCTGGAACAAATCTACAGATGCACAAACCCCACAGGCAGCACTTACTTATAATTTACGCATAGGAACCAGCGCTCAAAAAGAAGACATCTGCCCTTCTATGGCTAACCCCACAACTGGTCTCCGAAAAATTGCCCAAAGAGGGTTTCAGGGCAATCAGAAAATCCTGCATGGGCTGGGTCCTGGCATTTATCACTGGAGTGTACAGGCGTTGGATCATAGTTTGGTAGGCTCGGCTTTTGCCCAGGAACTGACATTTAGGGTAGTAACTCCCCCTGCAATTCCCAACAACCTCACTGCTACCCCCCTTAGCTCGTCCTCTATAGTACTTACGTGGACAAGTTTGTCTGATGCCGACAATTTTTCTGGGTACATTATCGAAGCGTCGCCCAGCAACAATGCCCACTTTTCGCCTGTCGATACTATCACAAGTGATAACTACCAATATGAGGTAGAAGGGCTAAATGAAAACACTGCCTACTTTTTTCGCATCCGGGCAGTAAATACCGCAGGCAATGGCATCAGTGACGAAGTTTTTGCTACCACCACTAACCTGCCACGTTCACCCATTCAGCTCAAGGCAGTAGCTGCCTCGGCTACGCAAATACGGCTTTCGTGGCAAGACGTGGCCATTTCGGAACAAGGATTCATTGTTGAACGCAAAAGTATACGCACTAACCACCTGTATGTATTTCAGGATTCTTTGATGGGTGCAGAACTCACCGAATACATTGACAACAAAGGGGTGGTAGGCAATGTTGCCTATACTTACCGGGTATTTGCCTACAATGCCAATGGGCGCTCTACCTCGCCCAATGAAGCCTCTGCAACTACTCCCAGCGACTCAAGCACTATACCTCCTGCCAAACCAACCATCGTTGCCAGTCCAATATCGCCTGCTCTTATTTCCTTGTCCTGGCAATACGACTCCGAAAAGGCCCATTATTTTAGCATCGAAAGATCTTCGGAGGAAGACAGCTTGAACTATCAACAGATAGCTATTTTGAATGCAGAAGCAGACGACTATGAGGATAACACCGTGGATGACAGCACAGTATATTACTACCGAATGAGAGCCGTAGGGTCAGGTGGTTATTCTGACTTTTCAAACATCGCATTTGCCAGAGCGGAATGCAATTTGCCCATTTTTATATCTCTGGCTGATGACCAAACTCAGCAAATATGCAACGGACAAGGCAGTAAACTGATAGTGACCACAAGCATAAACGAGCCGGAATATCAATGGACTAATTATGGTGTAGAAATTCCTCATGCCAACCTTCCCTTTTATCTGGCTCAAGAAACAGGAATTTATGCCTGCCAGATATCGGCTCAGGGTTGTGTGCAAACGACCAACCAAGTAATTATCTTAAAACAAAGCATAAACCAAGTAGAAATTACACTGGAGCAAGACACCATACGAGCCTCCACACCTCAGGCTGACCGTTATTTTTGGTATTATAACTATGAGAAAGTACAACAAACCCAAGAAAACTATTTTATTCCCAAAGAACCTGGCAGATACCACTTGGTCACAGAAAACAACGATTGTACGAACAGTTCTAATGTTATCTATTTTAGTGTAAACGGACTGAATAATCAGGATATATCTGCACAAATGCAGGTGATTTACAACCACGCAAACCAAACTCACCAGCTTGTGATGGACACACCCATTCAAGGAGATTACCAACTATGGCTTAGAAACGCTCAAGGGCAACGGGTGTACACAAAGAAAGGCACAAAACAATACAGTACATTGAAAGAAAGCATTGATTTTAGTACCCAACCCTCAGGTATATATCTGCTCGAAATAGTTATAGGAAAACACTATGGAGTAAAAAAAATAGTTTGCATCAAATAA
- a CDS encoding C1 family peptidase, translating to MLNENQTLRSGIGLNSKPSTYFHQYNLFDVDEPQPTSQDFPSKYNILDSLPSLEIFNQLALNDCVAVSGSFALYVALYKKAGIQFMPSVKYGFYAGRIVSAGYLDAVAEEKILENQANNGQSSFRVITPSGGLKPTDDISMSFTDYFVAIAKKYNEVGDQQLVPGLYQYGIPSEELVPSFPDNSFSEDYIKRFRTDHKLQIDFMNQGLPNEVGFQYKKGQYKLVLDEVMLKLIKLDNSQELVKKLKELLVQDKTIMFGMSVDDSQFWKKDSALWKEGLFSLDNGIAQQQNYGHAMVIVGFDDEKVIDSDHPDRKGAFIVRNSWGVAFGDHGYWYLPYQLVYTFPQPPFFNSFGVGFVYIDDLSINASSLEAHIAKMEK from the coding sequence ATGCTAAACGAAAATCAAACATTGCGTTCAGGGATAGGACTGAACAGCAAACCCAGTACCTATTTTCATCAATACAATTTATTTGATGTAGACGAACCACAACCTACCAGTCAGGACTTTCCATCTAAATACAATATTTTGGATAGCCTACCCTCGTTAGAAATCTTTAATCAGTTGGCCTTGAACGATTGTGTAGCAGTGTCAGGTTCGTTTGCGTTGTATGTAGCTTTGTACAAAAAGGCAGGTATACAGTTTATGCCTTCGGTGAAGTATGGGTTTTATGCGGGTAGAATAGTGAGCGCTGGATACCTGGATGCAGTTGCCGAAGAAAAAATACTCGAAAACCAGGCAAACAACGGGCAAAGCAGCTTTAGAGTGATTACTCCCTCTGGAGGCTTAAAGCCCACTGATGACATATCTATGAGTTTTACCGATTATTTTGTGGCCATTGCCAAAAAATACAATGAGGTAGGAGATCAACAACTGGTACCAGGCTTGTATCAATATGGCATACCCAGCGAAGAATTGGTACCCTCTTTTCCTGACAATTCCTTTTCGGAAGACTACATCAAACGCTTCAGAACAGACCATAAGTTACAGATTGACTTCATGAACCAAGGTTTGCCCAATGAGGTAGGCTTTCAATATAAAAAGGGTCAATACAAGCTTGTGTTAGACGAGGTAATGCTTAAACTGATAAAACTCGATAATAGCCAGGAGCTGGTGAAAAAACTCAAGGAGTTGTTGGTGCAAGACAAAACCATTATGTTTGGTATGAGTGTAGACGACAGCCAGTTTTGGAAAAAAGACAGCGCTCTTTGGAAAGAAGGCTTATTTTCGCTGGATAATGGCATTGCCCAACAGCAAAACTATGGCCATGCCATGGTGATTGTAGGATTTGACGATGAAAAGGTCATTGACAGCGATCATCCAGATAGAAAAGGAGCGTTTATAGTACGCAATAGTTGGGGAGTAGCGTTTGGTGATCATGGCTACTGGTATTTGCCTTATCAGTTGGTATATACGTTTCCCCAACCTCCTTTTTTCAACAGTTTTGGGGTAGGGTTTGTGTACATCGATGACCTGAGCATTAATGCAAGCTCTTTGGAAGCACATATAGCCAAAATGGAGAAGTAG